The Alnus glutinosa chromosome 1, dhAlnGlut1.1, whole genome shotgun sequence region AGTCTTGCTGAACTCGAATCAGCCTATCTTTCAATAATTCAATacaatttcatttctttctctacCCATTTCTAATCTTCCATCACAAATATATctacaaaaattccaaaaagaaaCATTTTCATTACAATAGGTATCGGAGCCGTTCGATTCAACAATGACGACAATTAGAAGAAATATACATCCAAGCTGGCAACAGGATCAAAGGCAATCCATGGAGCACACTTGGAGTGCAAGAAAGAAGGAATCAGGAAGTCCTGTAAATCAAAATGAAAGACACGCAAGAAATCCAAGAATGCAATTCCAAAACACGTATTCTGacgaaagaagaaagaacgaaagacaaaatgaagaagaggatCCTCACTGGCGACAGCAACAACATTGTTATGAAAAAAGAAGGTTTGGCAGAAGGTATGATGAGGATCAATGGGAAAGAAACCAAAAACCCCGCCCTGCAAGATTGGAATTTCCAAGATTTACAGGTAAAAATCCTAATACCTGGCTTTTTAAGGCAAACACGTTCTTTGAATATTATCGAACTCCAGTTTGGGACCGAATTCCCATTGCTGTATTTCACATGAGAGGGGAAGCTGCCATTTGGTTTGGGAACGTTGAACGATGGGGGTTGATTGGCAATTGGGAATCATTTGTTAGCAAATTGAAGTACCAGTTCCGAAAGGAAATACAAGAAGAACaggaagaaattcaaagacttCGTGAAGCAGAATACCAGTTCCGGAAGGTAATACAAGAAGTAAAGGAAATGcaaaaagaagaggaagcaAACCAAAAAGTGCAACAACAGATTTTACGAAGGAGGCAAATTGATGAGGAATTATGCCAGGCTATGGAGAAATTGCGTGAGTACTTCAGCAAAGGGGACAACTGTGTTGTGAATTCGCAAGATGTTACACAAGAAGATGCAGTCGAAATTCCTAATTTACTGAAGAGCAATGACCAGCAAACGGTGACCTGCAAATTGGACTATGTTCTTGAGCCTATGCTATATAAAGATGAAATTCTAGGGAGAAGAGAAATCAGGAATTTTcaagaacttgaagaagaacaagaatcaGGGTATTTTCAAGAACCTGAAATTTTGGAGGATGGCATAAACAAATTTTCTGAAAAAAGGACAATTGGAAAGTTAGAAGAAGTTGATGGTAAGGAAattcaagaaccaaaaaatgGGCAAATGAAGAACGATGAGTTTATTGACCCATATCCAAAAATCGAAACCATGGAGTTGAAGAAGGTACATCCAGTTCGTAAGCAGGATGATGAAGCTTTAAATTTTTCCACCGAGATTGAAGCTACGATCTTCTTCTTTTGGGGTGGCAGATGGAGCTTTGATCTAGGTAAAAAATCCTTATTCTTTGAGTGTGGTTGCTGGATTTTTGAGACGAATCAAGAGCTGCGTCGGTGCTAGGAAACGAAGCAGAAGAGTGTGATGCATATTTTGCGCCTTTTTGTGTTTCAATCCTTGAAGGAAGATTGGGTGATTTTTGTTATGTGGAAGCATAGATGGCGTTGGAAATTTTTCACATTCGTTTCTACCACTGGCTTTACAATCTCTTGTACCGGATGATGTTGGATGCACAGTTTAAGAGGCTCACgttggaagaagatgaagaagtcAAGTTACAATGGAACTGAATCAACTGGGACTGAAGTTAGGTTTCTTCATGTCATTCTTTATACGGCAGAGTTCCATGGAGAAGAGACAACTTCCAGATGGTCCGAATGCACATGTTTAATGCAAAGTTTGAGTCACAGGAGGATCCTTTGTTCATCAATGTGAAGGGTCAAGTTCAGTGTTTGAATCGACTAGCCTTGAGCAGTGTGTGTGTCAAGTGATGTGTTGGGCAGTCAAGGTGTTCAAATGTTGGGCAGTGTGGCAACGTGCATGAGCAGATGGAAACAGAAGTAAAAATGAACACCTGGCAGGGGGTAACAGTACGTTGAAGTTGGGATTTAGCTAAGCATTAGAGAATTCTAGAGGAAGTGGTTTTTGGGAAAGTTTCAGTCCTGGTTCAATTGAGCATGGCTAGCTCCTAACGGGCTGATTATAATTAGCAAAAAGACCGACTGGGTATTTTTCAACGTGGAGACGTGCTTGAGTAGTAGACGGAAGCAGAAGTAAAAGTGAGTACCTGGCAGGAAGTTGGGATACAGCCAAGCAAAACACACCGTTTTGTATTTTGGAAGTGTAATCGTGcacttcaatttttcttttttctttcatggaGTTACCATAAGCGAAGATGACAAGTCGCTGAAGTCGCAacaataattttcctttttaccCTCACCTCGTGGACAAGGTGTTTTGAAGGAGTGGGTAATGTAAGGAATATAATAGTATAAAGGATATAACTGTAATAATAAGACTAGACTTTTGTTAGTTAAATAGTTAAGCTTTTGTTAGTTAGTTAGCAGACGTAGGTTCAAAGTATAAAAAGCTCAATGTATGAGAAAGAAAAGTTATCAAAAGTGTTGAAGTGTTTTCTTATGAATTATAATCTTGGAACCTTTTTGGGTGAGCTCGAATCATCCATTCTTAGAGCTTTGGCTGAGCTCGAATCAGCCTATTCTATCTTCAATCCAATAATCTACGTATTCTTCATTCAATTTCCGTTCTTTTCTCTATCTTTTAGATtacaaaatacacaaacaaaatccaaaaacaaGAAAGTTCATTACAGAATCAAGAACACCCAATAATTTCCGATACCCATCCAGTTTTCTCCAGAAAATTGTTCACCAATCCAAAATCACAAAACCCAGAATGACCCGAATACAATCACTTAAGCAAAGCAATTAAACTcttaaaagaaaacagagaagaagagatACCTGGTGGGTTctttaatttcttatatttgCTTGCTACTGAAGATAATGTGTGGAGAAGAAGGGCCCGTTTGGGTTTAAATAGGAAGGAGAAGGCAGAGTTGGGCAAGGCATGTGACAGTATTTTTCTGAAGCATTGGGCATGGCTTTAACGTGGAGATGAGAAACTGCAATGCGGCGTAAGAGTTTTTCAAAGTGGCAATGGAAGAGAAGGCTAGCTGCAACGTGGAGGAGGAGATGAGGGGAAACCGGAAACTATGGAGGTTCCTAAC contains the following coding sequences:
- the LOC133861414 gene encoding uncharacterized protein LOC133861414, with the translated sequence MTTIRRNIHPSWQQDQRQSMEHTWSARKKESGSPVNQNERHARNPRMQFQNTYSDERRKNERQNEEEDPHWRQQQHCYEKRRFGRRYDEDQWERNQKPRPARLEFPRFTGKNPNTWLFKANTFFEYYRTPVWDRIPIAVFHMRGEAAIWFGNVERWGLIGNWESFVSKLKYQFRKEIQEEQEEIQRLREAEYQFRKVIQEVKEMQKEEEANQKVQQQILRRRQIDEELCQAMEKLREYFSKGDNCVVNSQDVTQEDAVEIPNLLKSNDQQTVTCKLDYVLEPMLYKDEILGRREIRNFQELEEEQESGYFQEPEILEDGINKFSEKRTIGKLEEVDGKEIQEPKNGQMKNDEFIDPYPKIETMELKKVHPVRKQDDEALNFSTEIEATIFFFWGGRWSFDLGKKSLFFECGCWIFETNQELRRC